From a single Actinomycetota bacterium genomic region:
- a CDS encoding 4Fe-4S dicluster domain-containing protein, whose protein sequence is MAHLTLKEMLVIPTYDNPEQCRVGRVVVDEEKCNGCGNCVLICPGACLYLADTGKGKKARMVEKTVPDCMSCNDCAAICKRGAVSAAYGYDFGYFYKALHRGDMVPPRNF, encoded by the coding sequence ATGGCTCACCTGACCTTGAAGGAGATGCTCGTCATACCCACCTACGACAACCCGGAGCAGTGCCGCGTGGGGCGGGTGGTCGTCGACGAGGAGAAGTGCAACGGTTGCGGCAACTGCGTCCTCATCTGCCCCGGCGCCTGCCTCTACCTGGCGGACACGGGCAAGGGGAAGAAGGCGCGCATGGTGGAGAAGACGGTGCCCGACTGCATGTCCTGCAACGACTGCGCGGCCATCTGCAAGCGCGGGGCCGTCAGTGCGGCCTACGGCTACGATTTCGGCTACTTCTACAAGGCGCTGCATCGCGGGGACATGGTCCCCCCGAGGAACTTCTGA